One region of Cellvibrio zantedeschiae genomic DNA includes:
- a CDS encoding TetR/AcrR family transcriptional regulator — MAENTRDKLIAMSIDAMSIKGFNNTGIAEILARVNVPKGSFYHYFKSKDELGLAIIEHYGQQLQAGLAEHLANGTGSALTRLRSYFESILTYFAGNVGSCNCLLGNLGQELSMQDSAMRDAIFVHYRAIENQIAKCLTQAKAEGELASGLDPQVLAKMFFAGWEGCLVRSRLEQSEQPLRDLLELYFSSVFRSR; from the coding sequence ATGGCAGAGAACACACGTGACAAGCTGATCGCTATGAGCATTGATGCCATGTCGATTAAAGGCTTCAACAATACGGGCATCGCGGAAATCCTGGCGCGGGTAAATGTGCCCAAAGGTTCTTTTTATCACTACTTTAAAAGTAAGGATGAACTGGGTTTAGCCATTATTGAGCACTATGGCCAGCAGCTGCAGGCTGGGTTGGCGGAACATTTGGCCAATGGAACGGGTTCGGCGCTTACACGCTTGCGTAGTTATTTTGAGTCCATTTTGACTTACTTTGCGGGAAATGTTGGCTCTTGCAATTGTTTGTTGGGCAACCTTGGGCAAGAGCTATCCATGCAAGATAGCGCTATGCGTGATGCGATTTTTGTTCATTATCGAGCGATTGAAAACCAGATTGCCAAGTGCTTGACCCAGGCAAAAGCAGAAGGGGAATTGGCTTCCGGGCTTGATCCACAGGTGCTCGCCAAAATGTTTTTTGCAGGTTGGGAAGGTTGTTTGGTGCGTTCGCGTTTGGAGCAATCTGAGCAGCCCTTGAGAGATTTGCTGGAGCTGTATTTCTCTTCTGTTTTTAGAAGTCGTTAG
- a CDS encoding ATP-binding protein: protein MDDKTLQSLQAVFTANPTPELAQIIALQLSARGDYETATTYLTHLTNTISGEDGTRLGEAALKAGAYTSALQFLNQDELDHALLIVRCKLELGDLDSAQASYKQLLQEHPHCESAELNRRLKLSADKEPVKLRVIEKAEPAESFELLQFKRPTTNFSDVVGLEEVKKQIHKKIILPFQKPSLFQRFKKKVGGGILLYGPPGCGKTLLARATAGECKAAFFNIEISDVLDMYIGESEQKLRAIFEKARSQTPSVIFFDELEALAGKREHTRNSSQANTVSQFLTELDGFAQNNEGVLILGSTNVPWALDSAFLRPGRFDRMFFVPPPDKVARKAILEHHMQDRPNAGDIQFDVIANKTSGYSGADLANLVEMAADEAIDSTITIGEETAISMQHFSEALSDSRSSTTEWLTTARNYARYANDGGRYDDVLEFINKHGK, encoded by the coding sequence GTGGACGATAAAACATTACAGAGTTTGCAAGCGGTTTTTACAGCAAATCCAACACCGGAATTAGCACAGATTATTGCGCTGCAACTCTCTGCGCGCGGCGATTATGAAACTGCTACAACCTATTTAACGCACTTAACCAACACCATTTCGGGTGAGGACGGAACCCGGCTTGGTGAAGCGGCGCTCAAGGCCGGTGCCTACACCAGTGCGTTACAATTTCTTAACCAGGATGAACTTGACCATGCGTTATTGATTGTTCGCTGCAAATTGGAGCTGGGAGACTTAGACTCAGCACAAGCAAGCTACAAACAATTATTACAGGAACATCCACATTGCGAATCAGCTGAACTCAATCGCCGTTTAAAATTATCGGCAGATAAAGAGCCGGTAAAATTGCGGGTTATTGAAAAAGCCGAGCCCGCCGAAAGTTTTGAACTCTTACAATTTAAGCGCCCTACTACCAATTTCTCTGATGTTGTTGGTTTGGAGGAGGTAAAAAAACAAATCCATAAAAAAATTATTCTTCCCTTCCAAAAACCATCCTTGTTCCAGCGTTTTAAAAAGAAAGTTGGCGGCGGCATTTTACTTTATGGTCCACCGGGTTGCGGCAAAACATTATTAGCGCGCGCAACGGCCGGTGAATGCAAAGCGGCATTTTTTAATATTGAAATTTCCGATGTACTGGATATGTATATTGGTGAATCCGAACAAAAACTGCGTGCTATTTTTGAAAAAGCACGCAGCCAAACACCCAGTGTTATTTTCTTTGATGAACTGGAAGCTCTTGCAGGCAAACGCGAGCACACGCGTAACAGTTCACAAGCCAATACGGTGAGCCAATTTCTAACCGAGCTGGATGGTTTTGCGCAAAATAACGAAGGCGTTTTAATTCTGGGCTCCACCAACGTACCTTGGGCTTTGGACTCCGCCTTTTTGCGTCCCGGCCGTTTTGATCGCATGTTTTTTGTGCCGCCGCCAGATAAGGTTGCGCGCAAAGCCATTCTTGAACATCACATGCAAGATCGCCCCAATGCAGGCGATATACAATTTGATGTCATCGCCAACAAAACCTCCGGTTACTCCGGCGCAGACTTGGCTAACCTGGTGGAAATGGCAGCCGATGAAGCTATTGACAGCACCATTACCATCGGAGAAGAAACCGCAATTTCCATGCAACATTTTAGTGAAGCCTTGTCGGACTCGCGCTCGTCAACTACCGAATGGTTAACCACAGCGAGAAACTATGCGCGCTACGCCAATGACGGCGGTCGCTACGATGATGTATTGGAATTTATCAATAAACACGGGAAATAA
- a CDS encoding family 43 glycosylhydrolase produces the protein MKKSLGYLLILGVAGLMKTSTAFATNPLIMDQFTADPTARIFNGKIYVYPSHDIKAPPEYKGKPDWFVMEDYHVFSSSNLTDWKDHGKILSQTTVDWTDPTAYAMWAPDCVFKDGKYYFYFPAIAKPEGKAESATEPKRPEFRIGVAVSDTPYGPFKPLPNYIQGVKGIDPNVLIDKDGTAYLYYSQGKIFVAKLKPNMTEIDGEPITIDNLPTKGLLEGPFAFERKGTYYLTYPHVENKIERLEYATSSSPMGPFKQTGVILDESESGCWTVHHSILDWKGESYLFYHDRDLSPNFDKNRSIRADKLFFNADGTIQKVKPTLRGVGLVNAKSEIQIDRYSEKSAEGVAISFLDQNNPHAGWKTTFGAAKSWVRFNEVDFGRGSQKSIKVRAKTNASSTLEIHLDKQDGPLLGSVKIDDAADWKISSATAKKIPKGVHDIVVTQAGGEAVDVDWVSFK, from the coding sequence ATGAAAAAATCTCTTGGTTATTTGCTGATCCTCGGCGTTGCTGGCCTCATGAAAACCTCAACAGCTTTTGCGACAAACCCTTTGATCATGGATCAGTTCACCGCAGACCCAACCGCGCGGATATTCAATGGCAAAATCTACGTCTATCCCTCCCACGACATCAAAGCGCCGCCAGAATACAAAGGTAAACCCGACTGGTTTGTGATGGAGGACTACCACGTTTTCTCATCAAGCAACCTTACCGATTGGAAAGATCACGGCAAAATCCTTTCACAAACCACTGTTGACTGGACCGACCCAACAGCCTATGCCATGTGGGCGCCAGACTGCGTATTCAAAGACGGAAAATACTATTTCTACTTTCCCGCCATTGCCAAACCTGAAGGCAAGGCTGAGAGCGCAACCGAACCCAAGCGCCCCGAATTCAGAATTGGCGTAGCCGTTTCCGACACACCCTACGGCCCCTTCAAACCGCTACCCAATTACATCCAAGGCGTGAAGGGAATCGACCCTAACGTGCTGATCGACAAAGACGGCACCGCCTATTTGTATTACTCGCAGGGCAAAATTTTCGTCGCCAAGCTCAAACCCAATATGACGGAGATCGATGGCGAACCAATCACTATCGACAATCTGCCCACCAAAGGATTACTGGAAGGGCCTTTTGCTTTCGAGCGGAAGGGCACTTACTACCTGACCTATCCACATGTGGAAAATAAAATTGAACGCCTGGAATACGCGACCAGCTCGTCGCCCATGGGGCCGTTCAAACAAACCGGCGTGATTCTCGATGAATCTGAAAGCGGTTGCTGGACAGTGCACCACTCCATTCTCGATTGGAAAGGGGAATCCTACTTGTTCTATCACGATAGAGATTTGTCGCCCAACTTCGACAAGAACCGCTCAATTCGCGCGGATAAATTATTCTTCAATGCCGATGGCACCATCCAAAAAGTAAAACCCACGCTGCGCGGTGTTGGGTTGGTAAATGCGAAGAGCGAAATTCAAATTGATCGCTACAGCGAGAAAAGCGCCGAAGGCGTTGCGATTTCATTCCTCGACCAAAACAACCCACACGCAGGCTGGAAAACAACCTTCGGCGCTGCAAAATCCTGGGTACGTTTCAACGAAGTTGATTTCGGTCGCGGCTCGCAAAAGTCAATCAAAGTGCGCGCGAAGACAAACGCAAGCAGCACGCTTGAAATCCATTTGGATAAACAAGACGGCCCCTTGCTAGGTAGCGTGAAAATTGACGACGCAGCTGATTGGAAAATTTCGAGCGCAACTGCCAAGAAAATTCCAAAAGGTGTACATGATATTGTTGTTACTCAAGCTGGCGGTGAAGCTGTTGATGTAGATTGGGTGAGTTTTAAATAA
- a CDS encoding DUF4236 domain-containing protein, producing MGFRFRRSVRIVPGVRLNFGKKGTSISLGGRGATVTFSKHGTRYTAGIPGTGISYTEYKKNNVNKPISHTTERKNLNSREGIYCAIIVFCFFLAFHNLWLALALFVLAILIDAGISGKSNSALENKGEAPYVDLSISENIKNEKSSRENEFQINESRHVKLISNENKFSERHSSIVQDFPTGNFLNINSYEHVGSILDDGDVIEIKISLLNRDIMLLAYSEKNVNKAICISKLSTEETMSLLKVMEERNSYFNSEIYIFENYSSKIIISSRDSNDYNLQIKVPYDKRIKGYSFIINHKLHKRFCDLLTDSRNRLISSK from the coding sequence ATGGGATTCAGATTTAGACGGAGCGTAAGAATAGTTCCTGGTGTAAGGCTAAATTTTGGAAAAAAAGGAACCAGTATTTCGTTGGGAGGACGGGGAGCGACTGTCACATTTAGTAAGCATGGAACGCGCTATACAGCTGGGATTCCTGGAACTGGAATTTCATATACAGAATACAAAAAAAATAATGTTAACAAGCCTATTTCTCACACAACTGAAAGAAAAAACCTTAACAGTCGTGAAGGCATATATTGCGCTATTATCGTTTTTTGCTTTTTTTTGGCTTTTCATAATCTTTGGTTAGCATTAGCTTTATTCGTACTTGCCATTCTAATTGATGCAGGAATCAGCGGTAAAAGTAATTCTGCATTAGAAAATAAAGGAGAGGCTCCTTATGTAGACCTATCAATTTCGGAGAATATCAAAAATGAAAAATCATCTAGAGAAAATGAATTTCAAATAAATGAAAGCCGTCATGTAAAGTTAATATCTAATGAGAATAAATTTTCCGAGAGGCATTCTTCGATTGTCCAAGATTTTCCTACTGGTAATTTTTTAAATATAAATTCCTATGAACATGTAGGCTCTATTTTAGATGATGGAGACGTTATAGAAATTAAAATATCCTTGCTCAATAGAGATATTATGCTGCTAGCGTATAGCGAGAAGAATGTTAATAAAGCCATATGCATATCAAAATTAAGCACTGAAGAAACGATGTCCCTATTGAAGGTAATGGAAGAAAGAAATTCATATTTTAATTCTGAGATTTATATTTTTGAAAATTACTCATCAAAAATAATTATTTCATCGCGTGACAGTAATGATTACAACTTACAGATTAAAGTCCCCTATGATAAAAGAATTAAAGGGTATAGTTTTATTATTAACCATAAATTGCACAAACGTTTTTGTGATTTGTTAACTGACAGTAGAAACCGCTTAATTTCTAGCAAGTAG
- a CDS encoding PEP-CTERM sorting domain-containing protein yields MLPTRNFKLIASTALLTMAFAASTQATTISCGDKYRSASVSSADACTAQTLGSTAKADDLKGITGSNWTMVSGLSSNGTNGWFNVSSSSWNGSSASGTWTINDLFWDNFTSALITMHVGGGQKDAVDNFEWLITPDSASGTFSYLRSSGKGGGLSNIKLWGTGTVLKDPVVQPPVVQPPVVQPPATQPPVVQPPVVEPPVTTPPVTPPPVTPEPPKEKPTEPKTPTEPPKETPDTPKEPPKVPEIPTLDLPPLPELPPEQPGKSVQVPEPASLTLFALGLLGLVLIRRKAAVKNAK; encoded by the coding sequence TTGTTACCCACCAGAAATTTCAAACTTATTGCCAGCACCGCGCTTTTAACCATGGCTTTTGCCGCCAGCACCCAAGCCACCACTATTAGCTGTGGCGATAAATATCGTTCTGCTAGCGTGAGTTCTGCTGACGCTTGCACCGCGCAAACCCTGGGCTCAACCGCCAAAGCCGATGACCTGAAAGGCATTACCGGCAGCAACTGGACCATGGTGAGTGGCCTTAGCAGCAACGGCACCAACGGTTGGTTTAATGTTTCGAGCTCCAGCTGGAATGGTTCATCTGCCAGCGGAACCTGGACCATCAACGATTTGTTCTGGGATAACTTCACTTCTGCGCTCATCACCATGCACGTTGGTGGCGGCCAAAAAGATGCTGTTGATAACTTCGAGTGGTTGATCACTCCTGACAGCGCCTCGGGTACTTTCAGCTATCTGCGTTCGTCTGGCAAAGGCGGTGGTTTATCCAACATTAAACTTTGGGGTACGGGCACCGTGTTGAAAGATCCAGTTGTTCAACCGCCTGTTGTGCAACCTCCTGTCGTTCAACCCCCGGCGACTCAACCACCCGTTGTGCAACCACCGGTGGTCGAGCCGCCTGTTACCACACCACCAGTGACTCCACCGCCGGTTACACCCGAGCCTCCGAAAGAGAAGCCGACAGAGCCGAAGACCCCAACGGAGCCTCCAAAAGAGACTCCCGATACGCCAAAGGAACCGCCAAAAGTACCTGAGATTCCTACATTGGATCTCCCACCGCTACCTGAGCTACCACCAGAGCAGCCAGGAAAATCCGTGCAGGTGCCTGAGCCAGCCAGCTTGACGCTCTTTGCACTGGGGCTTTTAGGTTTGGTACTCATACGCCGCAAAGCAGCGGTTAAGAACGCGAAATAA
- a CDS encoding tetratricopeptide repeat protein codes for MFALVLLSCAQTSFAHQVDEFKEQAKQGSWLALFELGATYYAGKNLPADKSQILAHYTKAANSGDKNAQFTLGLIYAEGKIVPQDYVQTLHWYTKAAEQGDSNAQFNLGLMYHFGKGTAVDYPQAIAWYAKAANQGDLKAQLNLGSLFFRGDKITQDYSQAIYWYTKAAQQGDAKAQTYVGIAYYDGAGVAKDFKLALEWLRKAALQNSKNAQLVIGFIYANANGVNRSDVVALAALDAADIKDSASDREKLVKRMAPKDIETAESLKLEMIKPNNFIKALDDYLQQHPL; via the coding sequence ATGTTCGCGCTTGTTTTGCTCAGTTGTGCGCAAACCAGTTTCGCCCATCAAGTTGATGAATTCAAAGAACAGGCAAAACAAGGGAGCTGGTTGGCGTTGTTTGAGTTAGGTGCAACCTATTACGCGGGTAAAAATTTACCTGCAGATAAATCCCAAATTCTTGCCCATTACACCAAAGCCGCCAATAGCGGCGATAAAAATGCCCAGTTCACCCTGGGCCTTATTTATGCTGAAGGTAAAATTGTGCCGCAAGATTATGTGCAAACCTTGCATTGGTACACCAAAGCGGCGGAACAAGGCGACTCCAACGCGCAATTTAATCTGGGTTTGATGTATCACTTTGGTAAAGGCACGGCGGTGGATTATCCCCAAGCCATCGCCTGGTATGCTAAAGCCGCTAATCAAGGCGACTTAAAAGCCCAGTTGAATCTCGGTAGTTTATTTTTCCGCGGCGATAAGATTACGCAAGATTATAGCCAGGCAATTTACTGGTACACTAAGGCCGCGCAACAGGGCGACGCCAAAGCCCAAACCTATGTCGGCATCGCTTATTACGATGGCGCAGGAGTCGCAAAGGATTTTAAACTCGCGTTGGAGTGGTTGCGAAAAGCGGCCCTTCAGAATTCTAAAAATGCGCAATTGGTGATTGGCTTTATCTACGCAAATGCCAATGGGGTTAATCGCTCGGATGTTGTAGCACTAGCAGCCCTGGATGCCGCCGATATAAAAGACAGCGCCAGTGATCGTGAAAAACTGGTTAAGCGTATGGCGCCTAAAGATATAGAAACCGCCGAAAGCCTTAAACTGGAAATGATCAAACCTAATAATTTTATCAAAGCATTGGATGATTATTTACAACAACATCCCCTCTAA
- the pbpC gene encoding penicillin-binding protein 1C, translating into MRLTRKLRYSLIALVLIVLLLGAIRLWPRPTLAQQIPSSQAFLAENGELLRLTLANDEQYRVWTPLSEIAPQLPKAVLLYEDRWFYWHLGVNPQAVVRAAFRTYSGGQQQGGSTITMQLARLFYGLNTKSPSGKFQQMALAIWLEMRYSKREILEAYLNLAPYGSNVQGAGAASLIYFGKTAKQLSISEALTLAVIPQQPNRRAGNNALQVSLNAPKERLLKRWLEHYPLEESQARIAHLPVRFHRIQDLPFRAPHFVDMLLQEPVNQQPNRPAQVHTSLNLGLQNLVERQTRQYLQEVGSKGIQNAAALLLDPKTMEVKAWLGSANYFNAEIDGQVNGVTAKRSPGSTLKPFIYALGMDQGILHPASILKDAPTDFGPYTPENFDNQFRGPITAENALIHSRNIPAVWTASQLRSPSLYNFLSMAGISQLKSESHYGLALVLGGGEVSMEELTGLYAMLANGGRLQTIQYLKPKHLAAQTKQTTGTQLISPEASFITLDMLSHNPRPGEDSAYNLQSGWSAAWKTGTSWGFRDAWSVGVVGPYVLAVWIGNFDSRGNPAFVGVDAAAPLFFRIADGLYLHKPENIPAPRPPAGVSQVSVCSASGDLPNAWCQLTHKTWYIPGKSPIKVSQLHQPVAISLKTGQALCPPYQPEQVRMEVMEFWSSDMQKLFRQAGLPRRSPPKCQQGFQTQAPEITSPVRHVAYQLRASQPDVTIPLQAKAAAQVRTLFWFDDNRYIGSTDPLTALAYRPSDSGIHNIRVVDDQGQVAEREMTVDWIGGE; encoded by the coding sequence ATGCGCCTCACCAGAAAACTTCGCTACTCGCTTATTGCCCTTGTCCTGATTGTCCTCTTGCTGGGGGCAATCAGGCTTTGGCCACGCCCCACACTCGCGCAACAAATTCCCAGCTCCCAAGCTTTTTTAGCGGAAAACGGCGAACTCTTGCGTCTGACCCTGGCGAATGACGAGCAGTATCGTGTTTGGACGCCCCTCAGTGAGATTGCCCCGCAACTGCCCAAAGCCGTACTGCTTTACGAAGACCGCTGGTTTTACTGGCACTTGGGGGTAAATCCGCAAGCTGTGGTACGCGCGGCGTTTCGCACTTACAGCGGCGGTCAACAGCAGGGCGGTTCTACTATCACCATGCAATTGGCGCGGTTGTTTTATGGATTGAACACCAAAAGCCCCAGCGGCAAGTTTCAGCAAATGGCCTTGGCGATATGGTTAGAGATGCGCTACAGCAAGCGGGAGATTTTAGAGGCTTACCTTAACCTCGCGCCCTACGGCAGCAACGTGCAAGGCGCAGGCGCGGCGAGTTTGATTTATTTTGGCAAAACCGCAAAACAGTTGAGCATTTCTGAAGCCCTTACGCTTGCGGTTATTCCTCAGCAACCCAACCGCCGCGCCGGCAACAACGCCTTGCAAGTCTCACTCAACGCGCCCAAAGAACGATTATTGAAACGCTGGCTGGAGCATTATCCACTTGAGGAATCCCAAGCTCGCATTGCTCATTTACCCGTACGTTTTCATCGCATTCAGGATTTACCTTTTCGTGCGCCACACTTTGTAGACATGCTGCTACAGGAACCCGTCAATCAACAACCAAACCGACCAGCACAAGTGCACACCAGCCTCAATCTGGGCCTGCAAAATCTGGTAGAGCGCCAAACGCGCCAGTATTTACAGGAAGTCGGTAGCAAAGGAATCCAAAACGCGGCTGCGCTCTTGTTAGATCCCAAAACCATGGAAGTTAAAGCCTGGCTGGGTTCGGCAAATTACTTTAATGCTGAAATTGATGGTCAGGTGAACGGCGTAACCGCCAAACGCTCGCCCGGTTCTACGCTCAAACCTTTCATTTATGCCTTGGGGATGGATCAGGGAATTTTGCACCCGGCGAGTATCCTAAAAGATGCCCCCACAGATTTTGGCCCCTACACACCCGAGAATTTCGACAATCAATTTCGCGGCCCTATTACCGCTGAAAATGCACTTATACATTCGCGCAATATTCCCGCCGTGTGGACCGCCAGCCAACTACGTTCACCCAGTCTTTACAACTTTTTGAGCATGGCCGGTATTTCGCAACTAAAAAGTGAAAGTCACTACGGTTTGGCACTGGTATTAGGTGGTGGCGAAGTCTCTATGGAGGAACTCACAGGCCTTTACGCCATGCTCGCCAACGGCGGCCGTTTGCAGACAATTCAATACCTAAAGCCCAAACACTTGGCCGCACAAACCAAACAAACCACCGGAACCCAGTTGATTTCGCCAGAAGCCAGTTTTATCACGCTGGATATGCTGAGCCACAATCCGCGGCCGGGTGAAGACTCTGCCTACAACTTGCAATCCGGTTGGTCCGCGGCCTGGAAAACCGGTACTTCCTGGGGATTCAGGGATGCCTGGTCCGTGGGCGTGGTCGGTCCTTATGTGCTGGCGGTGTGGATTGGCAATTTTGATAGCCGTGGTAACCCGGCGTTTGTAGGCGTTGATGCCGCAGCACCATTATTCTTCCGCATTGCCGACGGGCTCTACTTACATAAGCCCGAGAATATACCCGCCCCGCGTCCACCTGCGGGCGTCAGTCAGGTGTCCGTTTGCAGCGCCAGCGGCGACTTGCCCAATGCCTGGTGCCAGCTAACGCATAAGACCTGGTACATTCCTGGTAAATCGCCCATCAAAGTGAGCCAGCTACACCAGCCAGTGGCGATCAGCCTTAAAACCGGACAGGCTCTTTGCCCCCCATACCAGCCGGAGCAGGTGCGTATGGAAGTGATGGAATTTTGGAGCAGCGACATGCAAAAGCTGTTTCGCCAAGCCGGCCTGCCCCGTCGCAGCCCACCCAAATGCCAACAAGGTTTCCAAACCCAAGCACCGGAAATCACCTCGCCGGTACGCCACGTTGCCTACCAACTTCGCGCCAGTCAGCCAGACGTCACCATCCCCCTACAAGCCAAAGCCGCCGCCCAAGTCCGCACCCTCTTCTGGTTCGACGACAACCGCTACATCGGCAGCACCGACCCGCTCACCGCACTGGCTTATCGCCCAAGTGATTCAGGAATTCACAATATCCGCGTGGTGGATGATCAAGGACAAGTGGCAGAACGGGAAATGACGGTGGATTGGATTGGTGGGGAGTAA
- a CDS encoding SDR family oxidoreductase, translating into MSYSLQGKSVLVTGANRGIGKALVQALIERGAKRIYAAGRNSEGLAAIVQLAPSIVEAVQLEVTRAEDIQQLAGKLKQLDVLINNAGIATGITFSAETSLSIASAEMAVNYFGPVHLTHALLPLLRASKGAVVNVSSIAGIANFPILGPYSASKAAVHSFTQGLRAELRGAGVFVQGVYPGPVDTDMTKDFEMDKASPADVARIVLNGLETGDEDIFPDAFSQAMYEVFKQNPKQLEQQFGQMLG; encoded by the coding sequence ATGAGTTACTCTCTTCAAGGAAAAAGTGTATTGGTAACAGGTGCTAACCGTGGCATTGGCAAAGCCTTGGTTCAGGCATTAATCGAGCGCGGCGCCAAGCGTATTTATGCGGCTGGCCGCAACTCGGAAGGCTTGGCCGCTATAGTCCAGCTGGCGCCGTCCATAGTGGAGGCCGTACAACTGGAAGTTACGCGTGCAGAAGATATTCAGCAGTTAGCCGGGAAGCTTAAGCAGTTGGATGTACTGATCAACAATGCCGGTATTGCCACAGGTATTACCTTTTCGGCAGAAACCAGCCTGTCAATCGCGAGCGCAGAAATGGCGGTTAACTATTTCGGCCCTGTGCATTTAACTCACGCGCTCCTGCCGCTATTGCGAGCCAGTAAAGGCGCGGTGGTGAATGTATCGTCGATTGCAGGGATTGCGAATTTCCCCATCCTTGGTCCTTATTCCGCATCCAAAGCGGCAGTACATTCGTTTACCCAAGGTTTGCGTGCGGAATTGCGTGGCGCAGGCGTCTTTGTGCAAGGTGTTTACCCTGGCCCGGTAGATACCGATATGACCAAAGATTTTGAAATGGATAAAGCCAGCCCGGCGGATGTAGCCAGAATCGTGTTGAACGGTTTGGAGACCGGCGACGAAGACATTTTCCCCGATGCTTTCTCGCAAGCCATGTATGAAGTGTTTAAACAAAACCCCAAGCAGTTAGAGCAGCAGTTTGGGCAGATGTTGGGTTAA
- a CDS encoding tetratricopeptide repeat protein: MNNDYKYEQVWRHIAHGQLPNAIELLKELLANEPNSATYHGVLAYCLLLQMRIHAAEYELKIALQLEPNTPFFHLVYARIFYLQNKVKQALAACDQALQLDPENVDVFELKSDILLANKHFKEAFEYIQKISELNPDSVKTAFAFANYYFQTGDNVKAMGFTRAALGLDAQHQHANVLMGRLQLIDGNIAEAEYHARLTIMLNPSSREALSLFADVKARKSIFLGLWWKFNNWISRMKPVNQVGVLIFGYVFFNLLSNIVFDLGYTSASSVVDYAWLAIVVYSWIAIPIYQRMLNKEIETFSFRSDY; this comes from the coding sequence ATGAATAACGATTATAAGTACGAACAAGTATGGCGACACATTGCGCACGGTCAGTTACCCAATGCAATTGAGTTGCTTAAAGAGCTGTTAGCCAATGAACCCAACTCAGCTACATACCACGGTGTGCTCGCCTATTGTTTGCTATTGCAAATGCGCATCCATGCTGCCGAATACGAATTAAAAATTGCCTTGCAGCTGGAGCCCAATACGCCTTTTTTCCACCTTGTGTATGCACGTATTTTTTATTTGCAAAATAAAGTCAAACAAGCACTGGCCGCCTGCGATCAAGCTTTGCAGCTCGATCCGGAAAATGTGGATGTATTTGAATTAAAGTCAGATATTTTATTGGCCAATAAACATTTCAAAGAAGCTTTCGAATATATCCAGAAAATATCAGAGCTGAATCCCGACAGCGTAAAAACTGCTTTTGCTTTTGCAAATTATTACTTCCAAACCGGTGACAATGTTAAAGCCATGGGATTTACCCGCGCCGCCTTGGGATTAGATGCACAACATCAACACGCCAATGTGCTTATGGGGCGTTTGCAATTGATAGACGGCAACATTGCCGAGGCCGAATATCACGCCCGCCTTACCATTATGCTGAACCCTAGCTCGCGCGAAGCTCTGTCATTGTTTGCCGATGTAAAAGCCAGGAAAAGTATTTTTCTAGGCCTCTGGTGGAAGTTTAATAACTGGATTTCACGCATGAAACCCGTCAATCAGGTAGGCGTGTTAATTTTTGGTTATGTATTTTTTAACTTGCTCTCAAATATTGTTTTCGATTTGGGTTACACCAGCGCGTCTAGCGTTGTGGATTACGCTTGGCTGGCAATTGTGGTTTATTCCTGGATTGCAATTCCAATCTATCAGCGCATGCTCAATAAAGAGATAGAAACATTTTCGTTTAGGTCTGACTACTAG